The following are encoded together in the Astyanax mexicanus isolate ESR-SI-001 chromosome 8, AstMex3_surface, whole genome shotgun sequence genome:
- the LOC103040572 gene encoding NACHT, LRR and PYD domains-containing protein 3 isoform X4, whose translation MKRRKSLSQENIPEKKIQTKRPDSPEPSLVSMKSDRSMGFPPNLSQEAGGGPSLVSMKSVRSMGFPPNLSQEAGGGPSLVSMKSDRSMGFPPNLSQEAGGGPSLVSMKSVRSMGFPPNLSQEAGGGPSLVSMKSDRSMGHCPISSDVPVSSDPQQQFTQAEDLKQDSKQPVDYIKRHKTSMRKYETLFEGIQTQKNRTLLKRIYTQLYIIEGESEGVNEEHEVLQMEKTPRRPMQDTSINLPDIFKPLQCLKERKQEEDIGAGKKIPDLRTVLTKGIAGIGKTVSVQKFVLDWAEGTANQDVDFMFVLSFRELNLIKDDEYSLQELLCVFHPELKDLDSKIYKEHKVVFILDGLDESRNPLEFGDCKKVSDITMTSSVGVLITNLIKGEILPSALIWITSRPAAANQIPPQYIDRVTEIQGFNDPQKEDYFRNRIREQDQAQKIFSHIKKARSLHIMCHIPVFCWMSSSVLQRIMDQDSDTEIPKTLTEMYSHFLITQTNMKNEKYEEKDERDPQKLLKANRSMLLKLGKLAFKQLMEGNVMFYEEDLRESGIDITEASVYSGVFTEIFREECVLYQRKVYCFVHLSFQEFLAAVYVVHCYQNQNMEELQSFKPESETWSQNVPLDELLMGAVYKAVESQNGHLDLFLRFLLGLSLESNQKLLHGLLEHTHSCSEKTNDQIKKIIKRNTYKSYRLTTDRSINLFLCLSEMNDQSLSRETEEFLKSEKHSGKKLSPGQCSALACMLLTSEEVLEELDLKKYTTSKQGYSRLVPVVSASRKAILVGCSLTKESYETLSSVLQSLNSPLKELDISYNDLQDSGVEPLSAGLKSSHCQLEKMRLGSCNLKTKDCKRLGSALKSENSSLKELDLSNNDLQDSGVELLSAGLKSSHCKLQVLRLVACSLTKDSCKTLCSALQSTDSSLKELDLSNNDLQNSGVELLSDGLKSSHCKLQILRLALCNLGEKCCEYLASALQSKNSMLKELELSNNDLQDSGIKTLSAGLMISHCKLEILRLSGCMVTDEGCSSLASVLRSNSSYIRQLDLTYNHLDSESIGKLRDHKLENLQVENQKIVRREPGLKKYAFNFTLDPNTAHTGLALSEKNRKVKRLRNPQPGEEPEDPDHPDRFEYCRQVLSTKGQTGRCYWEAKWKGKEVVIAMSYRGIGRKERFSDDCLFGYNNQSWSIFCFNDRFLVKHNNLQTVIPAPRLPSNRVGVYLDYEAGTLSFYSVSPDTQTQVYLQELGSTEYFPQTLTHLYTIHSTFTEPLYAGFRVYFGSVQLCDLNTPTLESFRKT comes from the exons ATGAAGCGCCGTAAGTCCCTTAGTCAGGAAAACATTCCTGAAAAAAA AATTCAGACTAAAAGACCAGATTCCCCAGAGCCAAGCCTGGTATCTATGAAGAGTGATAGATCCATGGGATTCCCTCCTAATCTCAGCCAAGAAGCTGGAGGAGGTCCAAGCTTGGTATCTATGAAGAGTGTTAGATCCATGGGATTCCCTCCTAATCTCAGCCAAGAAGCTGGAGGAGGTCCAAGCTTGGTATCTATGAAGAGTGATAGATCCATGGGATTCCCTCCTAATCTCAGCCAAGAAGCTGGAGGAGGTCCAAGCTTGGTATCTATGAAGAGTGTTAGATCCATGGGATTCCCTCCTAATCTCAGCCAAGAAGCTGGAGGAGGTCCAAGCTTGGTATCTATGAAGAGCGATAGATCCATGGGACACTGCCCTATCTCCAGTGACGTACCTGTATCCTCTGACCCACA GCAGCAATTCACTCAAGCAGAAGACCTTAAGCAGGATTCTAAACAACCAGTGGATTACATAAAGAGACACAAAACCAGCATGAGAAAGTATGAGACCTTATTTGAGGGAATCCAAACACAAAAGAACAGAACCCTCCTAAAGAGGATTTACactcagctctacatcatagagggagagagtgagggggTTAATGAAGAACATGAGGTTCTACAGATGGAAAAAACACCCAGGAGACCAATGCAAGATACATCAATCAACCTCCCTGATATCTTCAAACCTTTACAATGtcttaaagaaagaaaacaggaaGAGGATATTGGAGCTGGGAAGAAAATTCCAGATCTCAGAACAGTGCTGACTAAAGgaattgctggaattggaaaaactgtctctgtgcagaagtttgttctggactgggctgaaggaacagccaatcaggatgtagatttcatgtttgtgcTTTCATTCCGGGAGCTGAACTTAATTAAAGATGATGAGTACAGTCTTCAGGAACTTCTGTGTGTCTTCCATCCTGAGCTCAAAGATCTGGACTCAAAGATCTACAAAGAGCACAAAGTTGTGTTCATACTTGATGGACTGGATGAAAGCAGAAATCCACTGGAGTTTGGTGATTGTAAGAAAGTATCTGATATAACCATGACATCATCTGTTGGTGTGTTGATAACTAACCTGATCAAAGGAGAGATTCTTCCTTCTGCTCTCATCTGGATCACCtcccgaccagcagcagccaatcagatccctcctcaGTACATTGATCGTGTAACAGAAATTCAGGGGTTTAATGACCCACAGAAGGAGGACTACTTTAGAAACAGAATCAGAGAACAAGACCAAGCCCAGAAAATCTTCTCCCACATTAAGAAAGCGAGGAGTctccacatcatgtgccacattcccGTCTTCTGCTGGATGTCATCCTCTGTACTTCAGAGAATCATGGACCAAGACAGTGAtacagaaatccctaaaactcTGACTGAAATGTACTCCCACTTCCTGATCACCCAGACCAACATGAAGAATGAGAAGTATGAAGAGAAAGATGAGAGAGATCCACAGAAACTGCTGAAAGCCAACAGGTCCATGCTTTTGAAACTGGGGAAATTGGCTTTCAAACAGCTGATGGAGGGCAATGTGATGTTCtatgaagaggacctgagagagagcGGCATTGACATCACTGAGGCTTCAGTGTATTCTGGGGTTTTTACTGAGATCTTTAGGGAGGAATGTGTGTTGTACCAGAGGAAggtctactgctttgttcacctgagctttcaggagttcctgGCTGCTGTTTATGTGGTTCACTGCTACCAGAACCAGAACATGGAGGAACTGCAGAGTTTTAAACCAGAGTCTGAAACTTGGTCTCAGAATGTTCCACTGGATGAGTTGCTGATGGGAGCAGTGTATAAAGCTGTAGAGAGTCAGAATGGACATCTGGATCTATTCCTCCGTTTCTTACTGGGCCTCTCACTAGAGTCCAATCAAAAACTTCTACATGGCctactggaacacacacacagctgttcaGAGAAAACAAATGATCAAATCAAGAAAATTATCAAAAGAAACACCTATAAATCGTACCGCTTAACAACTGACAGATCCATCAATCTTTTCCTCTGTCTGTCTGAAATGAATGACCAGTCTCTATCCAGAGAGACCGAAGAGTTtctaaaatcagaaaaacattCAGGAAAGAAGCTCTCTCCTGGACAGTGTTCAGCACTAGCCTGTATGCTACTGACCTCAGAGGAGGTTCTGGAGGAGCTGGACCTGAAGAAGTACACCACTTCAAAGCAGGGTTATAGTAGATTGGTACCAGTAGTGAGTGCCAGCAGAAAAGCCAT ATTAGTTGGTTGCTCTCTCACCAAGGAGTCTTATGAAACTCTTTCTTCAGTTTTACAATCACTAAACTcccccctgaaagagctggatataagttacaatgacctgcaggattcaggagtggagccgctctctgctggactaaagagttcacactgtcaACTAGAAAAAATGAG ATTGGGTTCCTGTAATCTCAAGACAAAAGATTGTAAACGTCTGGGATCAGCTCTAAAAtcagaaaactcctccctgaaagagctggatctcagtaacaatgacctgcaggattcaggagtggagctgctctctgctggactgaagagttcacactgtaaactgcaggtacTCAG ACTGGTTGCTTGCAGTCTCACCAAGGACTCCTGTAAAACTCTCTGCTCAGCCCTGCAATCTACAGACTCCTCCCTGAAAGAattggacctcagtaacaatgacctgcagaattcaggagtggagctgctctctgatggactgaagagttcacactgtaaactgcagatcctCAG GCTAGCTCTTTgtaatcttggtgaaaaatgttgTGAATATCTGGCATCAGCTCTACAGTCAAAAAACTCCATGCTGAAAGAGTTGGAGCTGAGCAACAATGACCTTCAGGATTCAGGAATAAAAACACTTTCTGCTGGACTGATGATatcacactgcaaactggagatactcag ATTGTCTGGCTGCATGGTTACAGATGAAGgatgttcttctctggcttcagtTCTAAGATCAAACTCGTCTTACATCAGACAACTGGATCTAACCTATAACCACCTGGATTCAGAGTCCATAGGAAAACTGAGAGACCATAAACTGGAGAATCTACA AGTGGAGAATCAGAAAATTGTGAGACGGGAACCAggactaaagaaat ATGCCTTTAACTTCACTCTGGACCCAAATACAGCTCACACAGGTCTCGCTCTGTCAGAGAAGAACAGAAAAGTGAAGCGTTTGAGGAATCCACAGCCCGGTGAGGAACCTGAGGATCCAGATCATCCGGACAGGTTTGAGTACTGTCGGCAGGTTCTGAGCACGAAGGGTCAGACCGgtcgctgttactgggaggctaaATGGAAAGGGAAGGAGGTTGTTATAGCCATGTCTTACAGAGGGATTGGAAGGAAAGAAAGATTCAGTGACGACTGTTTGTTTGGATATAACAATCAGTCCTGGAGTATTTTCTGCTTTAATGACAGGTTTCTCGTCAAACACAACAACCTGCAGACTGTTATACCTGCCCCCCG
- the LOC103040572 gene encoding NACHT, LRR and PYD domains-containing protein 12 isoform X12 — translation MKRRKSLSQENIPEKKIQTKRPDSPEPSLVSMKSDRSMGFPPNLSQEAGGGPSLVSMKSVRSMGFPPNLSQEAGGGPSLVSMKSDRSMGFPPNLSQEAGGGPSLVSMKSVRSMGFPPNLSQEAGGGPSLVSMKSDRSMGHCPISSDVPVSSDPQQQFTQAEDLKQDSKQPVDYIKRHKTSMRKYETLFEGIQTQKNRTLLKRIYTQLYIIEGESEGVNEEHEVLQMEKTPRRPMQDTSINLPDIFKPLQCLKERKQEEDIGAGKKIPDLRTVLTKGIAGIGKTVSVQKFVLDWAEGTANQDVDFMFVLSFRELNLIKDDEYSLQELLCVFHPELKDLDSKIYKEHKVVFILDGLDESRNPLEFGDCKKVSDITMTSSVGVLITNLIKGEILPSALIWITSRPAAANQIPPQYIDRVTEIQGFNDPQKEDYFRNRIREQDQAQKIFSHIKKARSLHIMCHIPVFCWMSSSVLQRIMDQDSDTEIPKTLTEMYSHFLITQTNMKNEKYEEKDERDPQKLLKANRSMLLKLGKLAFKQLMEGNVMFYEEDLRESGIDITEASVYSGVFTEIFREECVLYQRKVYCFVHLSFQEFLAAVYVVHCYQNQNMEELQSFKPESETWSQNVPLDELLMGAVYKAVESQNGHLDLFLRFLLGLSLESNQKLLHGLLEHTHSCSEKTNDQIKKIIKRNTYKSYRLTTDRSINLFLCLSEMNDQSLSRETEEFLKSEKHSGKKLSPGQCSALACMLLTSEEVLEELDLKKYTTSKQGYSRLVPVVSASRKAILVGCSLTKESYETLSSVLQSLNSPLKELDISYNDLQDSGVEPLSAGLKSSHCQLEKMRLGSCNLKTKDCKRLGSALKSENSSLKELDLSNNDLQDSGVELLSAGLKSSHCKLQVLRLALCNLGEKCCEYLASALQSKNSMLKELELSNNDLQDSGIKTLSAGLMISHCKLEILRLSGCMVTDEGCSSLASVLRSNSSYIRQLDLTYNHLDSESIGKLRDHKLENLQVENQKIVRREPGLKKYAFNFTLDPNTAHTGLALSEKNRKVKRLRNPQPGEEPEDPDHPDRFEYCRQVLSTKGQTGRCYWEAKWKGKEVVIAMSYRGIGRKERFSDDCLFGYNNQSWSIFCFNDRFLVKHNNLQTVIPAPRLPSNRVGVYLDYEAGTLSFYSVSPDTQTQVYLQELGSTEYFPQTLTHLYTIHSTFTEPLYAGFRVYFGSVQLCDLNTPTLESFRKT, via the exons ATGAAGCGCCGTAAGTCCCTTAGTCAGGAAAACATTCCTGAAAAAAA AATTCAGACTAAAAGACCAGATTCCCCAGAGCCAAGCCTGGTATCTATGAAGAGTGATAGATCCATGGGATTCCCTCCTAATCTCAGCCAAGAAGCTGGAGGAGGTCCAAGCTTGGTATCTATGAAGAGTGTTAGATCCATGGGATTCCCTCCTAATCTCAGCCAAGAAGCTGGAGGAGGTCCAAGCTTGGTATCTATGAAGAGTGATAGATCCATGGGATTCCCTCCTAATCTCAGCCAAGAAGCTGGAGGAGGTCCAAGCTTGGTATCTATGAAGAGTGTTAGATCCATGGGATTCCCTCCTAATCTCAGCCAAGAAGCTGGAGGAGGTCCAAGCTTGGTATCTATGAAGAGCGATAGATCCATGGGACACTGCCCTATCTCCAGTGACGTACCTGTATCCTCTGACCCACA GCAGCAATTCACTCAAGCAGAAGACCTTAAGCAGGATTCTAAACAACCAGTGGATTACATAAAGAGACACAAAACCAGCATGAGAAAGTATGAGACCTTATTTGAGGGAATCCAAACACAAAAGAACAGAACCCTCCTAAAGAGGATTTACactcagctctacatcatagagggagagagtgagggggTTAATGAAGAACATGAGGTTCTACAGATGGAAAAAACACCCAGGAGACCAATGCAAGATACATCAATCAACCTCCCTGATATCTTCAAACCTTTACAATGtcttaaagaaagaaaacaggaaGAGGATATTGGAGCTGGGAAGAAAATTCCAGATCTCAGAACAGTGCTGACTAAAGgaattgctggaattggaaaaactgtctctgtgcagaagtttgttctggactgggctgaaggaacagccaatcaggatgtagatttcatgtttgtgcTTTCATTCCGGGAGCTGAACTTAATTAAAGATGATGAGTACAGTCTTCAGGAACTTCTGTGTGTCTTCCATCCTGAGCTCAAAGATCTGGACTCAAAGATCTACAAAGAGCACAAAGTTGTGTTCATACTTGATGGACTGGATGAAAGCAGAAATCCACTGGAGTTTGGTGATTGTAAGAAAGTATCTGATATAACCATGACATCATCTGTTGGTGTGTTGATAACTAACCTGATCAAAGGAGAGATTCTTCCTTCTGCTCTCATCTGGATCACCtcccgaccagcagcagccaatcagatccctcctcaGTACATTGATCGTGTAACAGAAATTCAGGGGTTTAATGACCCACAGAAGGAGGACTACTTTAGAAACAGAATCAGAGAACAAGACCAAGCCCAGAAAATCTTCTCCCACATTAAGAAAGCGAGGAGTctccacatcatgtgccacattcccGTCTTCTGCTGGATGTCATCCTCTGTACTTCAGAGAATCATGGACCAAGACAGTGAtacagaaatccctaaaactcTGACTGAAATGTACTCCCACTTCCTGATCACCCAGACCAACATGAAGAATGAGAAGTATGAAGAGAAAGATGAGAGAGATCCACAGAAACTGCTGAAAGCCAACAGGTCCATGCTTTTGAAACTGGGGAAATTGGCTTTCAAACAGCTGATGGAGGGCAATGTGATGTTCtatgaagaggacctgagagagagcGGCATTGACATCACTGAGGCTTCAGTGTATTCTGGGGTTTTTACTGAGATCTTTAGGGAGGAATGTGTGTTGTACCAGAGGAAggtctactgctttgttcacctgagctttcaggagttcctgGCTGCTGTTTATGTGGTTCACTGCTACCAGAACCAGAACATGGAGGAACTGCAGAGTTTTAAACCAGAGTCTGAAACTTGGTCTCAGAATGTTCCACTGGATGAGTTGCTGATGGGAGCAGTGTATAAAGCTGTAGAGAGTCAGAATGGACATCTGGATCTATTCCTCCGTTTCTTACTGGGCCTCTCACTAGAGTCCAATCAAAAACTTCTACATGGCctactggaacacacacacagctgttcaGAGAAAACAAATGATCAAATCAAGAAAATTATCAAAAGAAACACCTATAAATCGTACCGCTTAACAACTGACAGATCCATCAATCTTTTCCTCTGTCTGTCTGAAATGAATGACCAGTCTCTATCCAGAGAGACCGAAGAGTTtctaaaatcagaaaaacattCAGGAAAGAAGCTCTCTCCTGGACAGTGTTCAGCACTAGCCTGTATGCTACTGACCTCAGAGGAGGTTCTGGAGGAGCTGGACCTGAAGAAGTACACCACTTCAAAGCAGGGTTATAGTAGATTGGTACCAGTAGTGAGTGCCAGCAGAAAAGCCAT ATTAGTTGGTTGCTCTCTCACCAAGGAGTCTTATGAAACTCTTTCTTCAGTTTTACAATCACTAAACTcccccctgaaagagctggatataagttacaatgacctgcaggattcaggagtggagccgctctctgctggactaaagagttcacactgtcaACTAGAAAAAATGAG ATTGGGTTCCTGTAATCTCAAGACAAAAGATTGTAAACGTCTGGGATCAGCTCTAAAAtcagaaaactcctccctgaaagagctggatctcagtaacaatgacctgcaggattcaggagtggagctgctctctgctggactgaagagttcacactgtaaactgcaggtacTCAG GCTAGCTCTTTgtaatcttggtgaaaaatgttgTGAATATCTGGCATCAGCTCTACAGTCAAAAAACTCCATGCTGAAAGAGTTGGAGCTGAGCAACAATGACCTTCAGGATTCAGGAATAAAAACACTTTCTGCTGGACTGATGATatcacactgcaaactggagatactcag ATTGTCTGGCTGCATGGTTACAGATGAAGgatgttcttctctggcttcagtTCTAAGATCAAACTCGTCTTACATCAGACAACTGGATCTAACCTATAACCACCTGGATTCAGAGTCCATAGGAAAACTGAGAGACCATAAACTGGAGAATCTACA AGTGGAGAATCAGAAAATTGTGAGACGGGAACCAggactaaagaaat ATGCCTTTAACTTCACTCTGGACCCAAATACAGCTCACACAGGTCTCGCTCTGTCAGAGAAGAACAGAAAAGTGAAGCGTTTGAGGAATCCACAGCCCGGTGAGGAACCTGAGGATCCAGATCATCCGGACAGGTTTGAGTACTGTCGGCAGGTTCTGAGCACGAAGGGTCAGACCGgtcgctgttactgggaggctaaATGGAAAGGGAAGGAGGTTGTTATAGCCATGTCTTACAGAGGGATTGGAAGGAAAGAAAGATTCAGTGACGACTGTTTGTTTGGATATAACAATCAGTCCTGGAGTATTTTCTGCTTTAATGACAGGTTTCTCGTCAAACACAACAACCTGCAGACTGTTATACCTGCCCCCCG
- the LOC103040873 gene encoding interferon-induced protein 44-like, whose product MGGQNSKPPEFLSVLANKQVKVGEKITLQCKTNIEKLSATWKKNDQKLMCVEGKHTIRNIGTTFILEIENAEETDEGKYTLILEHEKGSGSCSAIVIVELNEWRRIDWEQEMVIRELKSFKISTDSVKELRFLLCGPIGSGKSSVINSIKTVFENRQFINCLAASEVGQSFSEHYRRFTVGSGKSGCLPFAFYDVMGLEAGDLKGVRTDDIIKALKGHVPAEYKFHPLFSITEDNKHYIRSPSVNDKIHCLVNVVPADKITLVDQRVIQKMADIREAASRLRIPQLVLMTKVDKTCLMTKADLSKIYRSRKIREKMLECSVRLGIPMNCIFPIKSYHDETQLDPKINCLILNALRQMILSANDYVEPCSGKLKYAD is encoded by the exons ATGGGAGGCCAGAATTCCAAACCCC CCGAGTTCCTCTCAGTTTTGGCAAATAAACAAGTGAAAGTAGGAGAGAAAATCACCCTCCAGTGTAAAACAAACATCGAAAAATTATCGGCCACCTGGAAGAAGAACGACCAGAAACTGATGTGTGTGGAAGGAAAACACACCATCAGAAACATCGGCACAACGTTTATACTGGAGATCGAGAATGCTGAGGAGACGGACGAAGGGAAATATACCCTGATCCTGGAGCACGAGAAGGGCAGCGGCTCCTGCTCTGCTATAGTCATCGTCG aactgaaTGAATGGAGGAGAATCGATTGGGA acAGGAAATGGTGATCAGAGAGCTGAAGAGCTTTAAAATCAGTACTGACTCAGTAAAAGAGCTTCGCTTTCTGCTCTGTGGACCAATCGGATCCGGGAAATCCAGCGTCATCAACTCCATCAAAACTGTGTTTGAAAACCGTCAGTTCATTAACTGCCTCGCGGCTTCAGAAGTTGGACAGAGCTTTTCTGAACAT TACAGAAGATTTACTGTCGGTAGTGGGAAGTCTGGATGTTTACCTTTTGCATTCTATGATGTCATGGGCCTGGAGGCAGGCGACTTGAAAGGGGTGCGAACTGATGACATCATCAAGGCTTTGAAAGGCCACGTACCAGCTGAATACAAA tTCCATCCACTGTTTTCAATCACTGAAGACAACAAGCACTATATCAGAAGTCCCAGCGTGAACGATAAAATTCACTGCTTGGTGAACGTAGTCCCGGCAGATAAAATCACCTTGGTGGACCAGAGAGTCATCCAAAAAATGGCTGACATCAGAGAAGCAGCGAGTAGACTTA GAATCCCGCAGCTGGTTCTCATGACAAAAGTGGACAAAACGTGCCTGATGACCAAAGCCGATTTGAGCAAGATCTACCGAAGCAGGAAGATCAGGGAAAAA ATGCTGGAGTGCAGCGTGAGACTCGGCATCCCCATGAACTGCATCTTCCCTATAAAGAGCTATCATGACGAGACTCAGCTGGACCCAAAGATAAACTGCCTGATCCTGAATGCATTGAGACAGATGATACTCTCAGCTAATGACTATGTGGAGCCGTGTTCCGGAAAACTAAAATATGCAGACTAA